The following are encoded together in the Peromyscus leucopus breed LL Stock chromosome 1, UCI_PerLeu_2.1, whole genome shotgun sequence genome:
- the LOC114709908 gene encoding cytochrome P450 2B1, whose protein sequence is MEPSALLLLALLVGFVLLLVRGHPKARGHLPPGPRPLPLLGNLLQMDRGGLLNSFMKLREKYGDVFTMHLGPRPVVMLYGTEAIREALVDQAEAFSGRGTIAVVRPVFKDYGVVFANGERWKTLRRFSLATMRDFGMGKRSVEERIQEEAQCLVEELRKSQGAPLDPTFLFQCITANIICSIVFGERFDYKDRQFLRLLDLFYRSFSLISSFSSQVFELFSGFLKYFPGTHRQISRNLQEILDFIGQSVEKHRATLDPSNPRDFIDTYLLRMEKEKSNKDTEFHHENLMLSVLSLFFAGTETSSTTLRYGFLLMLKYPHVAEKVQKEIDQVIGSHRLPNLDDRIKMPYTEAVIHEIQRFSDLIPIGVPHRVTKDTLFRGYLLPKNTEVYPILSSALHDPQYFEQPDTFNPHHFLDANGALKKNEAFMPFSIGKRICLGEGIARNELFLFFTTILQNFSVSSPLAPKDIDISPKESGFGRVPPSYQICFLAH, encoded by the exons ATGGAGCCCAGTGCTCTGCTCCTCCTCGCTCTCCTTGTGGGCTTTGTACTGCTCCTGGTCAGGGGCCACCCAAAAGCCCGTGGCCACCTCCCACCAGGACCACGTCCACTGCCCCTTCTGGGAAACCTCCTGCAGATGGACAGAGGAGGCCTCCTCAACTCCTTCATGAAG CTTCGAGAAAAATATGGAGATGTGTTCACAATGCACCTGGGACCGAGGCCCGTGGTCATGCTGTATGGCACAGAGGCCATAAGGGAGGCGCTGGTGGACCAAGCTGAGGCTTTCTCTGGCCGGGGGACAATTGCTGTGGTTAGACCAGTCTTCAAGGACTATG GTGTGGTCTTTGCCAATGGGGAACGCTGGAAGACCCTTAGGCGATTCTCTCTGGCCACCATGAGAGACTTTGGGATGGGAAAGCGGAGTGTGGAAGAGCGGATTCAGGAGGAGGCCCAATGTCTGGTTGAGGAGCTCCGGAAATCCCAGG gagCCCCCCTGGACCCCACCTTCCTCTTCCAGTGCatcacagccaacatcatctgCTCCATTGTCTTTGGAGAGCGCTTTGACTACAAAGACCGCCAGTTCTTGCGCCTGCTGGACCTGTTCTATAGGTCCTTCTCTCTCATCAGCTCATTCTCTAGCCAG GTGTTTGAgctcttctctggcttcctgaaGTACTTTCCCGGTACCCACAGACAAATCTCCAGAAACCTGCAGGAAATCCTTGACTTCATTGGCCAGAGTGTGGAGAAGCACCGGGCAACCTTGGACCCCAGCAATCCAAGAGACTTCATCGATACCTACCTTCTACGCATGGAGAAG GAGAAGTCCAACAAAGATACGGAGTTCCATCACGAAAACCTCATGCTCTCCGTGCTGTCTCTCTTCTTTGCTGGCACCGAGACCAGCAGCACCACGCTCCGCTATGGCTTCCTGCTCATGCTCAAATACCCCCATGTTGCAG AGAAAGTCCAAAAGGAGATCGATCAGGTGATCGGCTCACACCGACTCCCAAACCTTGATGACCGCATCAAAATGCCTTACACTGAGGCTGTCATCCACGAGATTCAGAGATTTTCAGATCTTATCCCGATTGGTGTGCCACACAGGGTTACCAAAGACACTTTGTTCCGAGGGTACCTGCTCCCCAAG AACACTGAGGTATACCCCATCCTGAGTTCAGCTCTCCATGACCCACAGTACTTTGAACAACCAGACACCTTCAACCCTCACCACTTCCTGGATGCCAATGGGgctctgaagaaaaatgaagctttCATGCCCTTTTCTATAG GAAAGCGCATTTGTCTTGGCGAAGGTATTGCCCGCAATGAGTTGTTTCTATTCTTCACCACCATCCTCCAGAACTTCTCCGTGTCCAGTCCCCTGGCTCCCAAGGACATTGACATCAGTCCCAAGGAGAGTGGCTTTGGCAGAGTGCCCCCATCATACCAGATCTGCTTCTTAGCCCACTGA